AAAAACATTGGTGAAGTCTACAGTTAACATAGTAAGGATGGCATTTGTATGGTGTTTACTGACAAAAACCTGTTCACAGCGTGTAGGATTTCCTCCACACCTCCTGAAACACCCACCCCAAACTAAAAGTCATGGAAGTAAGATGCCATGTCTTTGCCAACCCTCTTCATTGCTACTTTGGACACAAGATGACGCCAAATTGTCCCAATAACAATAGGACGGATGTTTTTTTCCGGTTTTAGGAGAGGTGTTAAAGGTGCTGATGCAACGAACTCCGCAAGGTTAAGTGGGCATCTGCCACTCAGCCACGAATTCACAACCACTTTTATTGTCGTGACTAAGTCAGCAGCAACATGGGAAGCTTCCCAATAAAAAGCATCCAACAAATGTTGTGCCCGAAAATCATCCCTTCCGCACGAAGTTCCCTTATGGAACGATTTAATACAACTTATAATGGTTCCCTCTTCAGCTAGTAAGGGTGTCTCATGCAGCGGGATAGTTGGTTTCCGCGGAGGGGGCATGATCAGATGTTTATCTTCAAGTGCTTTCCTTGTATCCACATTGTTTGGCGCTACCCCCGATGAACCAATGGCTTTAACTGCAGCTGTGGAGTGCCCATCTGCTATTTTACACAAACAGGTTGAAACATTAGTACCCAGCTTATTTTCTGCCTCTGTATCATCATCAATCATAACACTCCCAGTTTGCGGTACTTGTAGAACATATCTAACAAGCTTATGTGCTCCACCGGTTTCACCCAAGTTGCAAGTTCTCTAAGGATTTGTTTCTGCTGCATTACCTTACAATTTTGAGACTTGCTCTTTGCTCTACTCTTAGGTCTGGAAACTCGCAGCGTTCAACAACAATCTAACCCAATTTCTGATCGATTTAGTTTCTGCGGCAACTTTCAGGAGTGCTGCCTTTAGAGCGTGGGAAAATGCCAGTCTACACCCTCTTGGAATCCTCTTCACAGTGAACATAGGAGCTTGAAAAACTGCATCCACTGTCTCAAAATTAAGTTCAACATCACTGTCCAACTGAACTGAAACTGATCCAGGCCGAGGTACTCCTATTATTGTTTCGACTACATCCCTATAAACCTCACATGATGCATGCCTAATATCAGTATCTCCCTCGTGTTTGCACGCCCTGATCCAATCCTAAATACTCATGCAGTCGAAGCACATTCATTGCTTCAAGGTCCTCAAAGTATCATCTAAACCAACGAATACATCTCAGTCACTTCTGATGGCCTGTCGAAGTGCATTTTTCCTTTCCATGGTGCAGAGGTGTAACCTCTTCATATGGGGGATTAAACATGCAAACCCATTACTCCCATTTCCCCCATCTGAGCACCCATGAAAATCATTAAAAGGGAAAAGCATAATACCACTATCTGTAGACGTCATTCAGGCACAAAACCAAACATAAGAAGCACTTGAAGCTCAAACACAAAACACAATAGGAACCGATGATATAACCACCCGATAACAAGCATTTCTCGAGGTGTATCaagaaagaaggaagaaaaaaaacagaaaattaaggGGAAGTATATACAATCAACGAACCAAGAAAGGACATCGAGTTCTCAAGACGGGAAAACAACGtggaaaaccaaaaagaaaaaaaacaacagaCCTAGGAACCCCCCGCACCACCCTAAACCATCGatatgatgatggtggtgatggtgggagTATATGAGGAAGTGGTTTACATGCGAGGTTTTCTTGGTGTTTAGGTTTTCAGGCGGTGGTATAGGTTTaagtaaattaaaaaaatgatttGTTGTATTTGGtcataaaattaatatttttcaaGTGATTTTTGtttggattatatgcagaagtaggcctggtctggaccctcactttcatttctaggccattttttttttatttcttgcaaaactaagcaagttaaacggattccatccactttaaccatctcggtcaatttatcgcgttgacttgtcaatatctcgccaaaatatcatatagggagatctcatacatgtggtaagattactgaaatgtccttcacacgtgtgtgtcagtcacacACGTTAATATGTCCACCTGTCTCGATAAGATCTCCACGTGTTGCTATCTGAGAGCCTAATCTAACTAACACGACATCTCGAGGATGAATTGAACGGCCAAGATAGTTCTTCATTGTTATTATCGACAGCGCGGGAAGGTGTAAGGAATAACAGAAGACACAGAGAGAAATCGAttcattttgtttcttcttctctcttgttcTTCAGAGAGGGTTTTTAGTAGAGAGATAAATCAGTGAAACAGTGTTTTGTTAGTTGAGATTCGAAGAACAAATTGAATATTTCCTGCTGGTGAAGATGACGAGAAGGAATAAGCGTTCTACAGAGAGGTAACAAAAAACACTAATCCGTTTTTTTAGGTTTCATGGTTGATTTTAACGTTTCAGTGATGAACATATTATGGGTTTTGTTTGTAAGGTTGATTTATTTGGGTTTGTTGGTGTTtatatttctagggttttctctgTTTATAGAATTTTTATGAAGTTCGAATTTGTTCTGCTGATAATGAAGTTCTACTgataaatttctagggtttcttaatttcaaaattgggttctgctgataatgattaactgaaattgatttctagggttttttatggtttgtgtgataattgatttctagggtttttatggttctAGAATTTGTCTGAGATGGGTTTTCCATAATTTGTCTGAtatatattttgttgttcttaATTGTAGAAAGCAAGTGGTTAAAGAGGTTATAAATGAGGTTCAACAGGACATATTTCCAACCAGAAATATTAAGGTGAAGGATCTAATCAACACTGCTATGTGTTTTGAGTTTAAGGGTTTGTCCATAGAAGATATGGGTATAAATCAGTTAAAGTCTAGGATTAGTCCTATGTTGAAATTAACCAGTAGGGAGACATTGGACCTTCTATGGTTTGTTGATCCATGCCTACCATCAAACATCATTAATGATGTAGAATTTTGGTTTTTCTGGGAAAATGCAAttgaagatgaacatggttggatTACATTGTATTTGCAAGTGATGCCACTAGATGAGAATGGTGAGATAGATGTATCTCAGGTTACTGCAGATTCACAGCCTCCTCCACCACAGATGACACCCAAAAAGAATGTGACTCCAAAGAAGCCAGTCTCTAAGACTCCACCTAAACCAGTTTTTACTAGTGGTTCATCACCTAAGAGATGGCATGGAAAGTCAATTAGAAGAAGTCAAATAATAccaaggatgaagaagaagaatcctacTAAAGTGTTTGTTGATTTAGCTGGTAGTGAAGAAGATGTTTCTGATGAATATGTTGATGATGGAGGTGTATCAGTTCCACAGTTTACTCAACAAACACAAGCAAGTGTAGCTGAGAATGATGATGGAGATGTTTATATTCCACAGTTTACTCAACAAACACAAGCAAGTGTAGCTGAGAATAATCCTGTTTTGGAGGCTAGTGGAGCTGAACAAGGTAATGAGATACCTAGATTAGATGATTATTTCAATCATGACTTTAGGGTTGAAGGTACAACACAGGCAGAAGTGGTGGAAGATTTGTTTGCAGTTTCCCAAGAGTACAATAAAAGTGATGAGTATGTCATGCACTTGAAAaatgtagaagaagatgaatgtaaCCCTGATGATGAGGATGTCCTGAAGATGAATGACAATGACAGTGAAGAGAAAGATATCAAGAGTTACAATAAGTTTCTACAAAAAGTTGAGAATGGGTATCTTTCAGATGGTACTGCAAGTGAGATAAGTGATGGtgataatgttgataatgatgatgCAAGTGATGGTGATAATGTTGATAGTGATGCTGGTGATCCAAACTTTGGGGAGGTGGAGGTTGAGAATGACAAGGAAGGTATGTGATTGCTTCTGTCTCTTTTTAAactttgttgtgtttgattgtAGATTTGTTTAATTTATTTAGTATTAATGCCCTTATCTCTGTGGTTTTGTAGAGGACCATTATGGGGACTTGGTCtctgacagagaagaagaaggtaatttgtcatttgttttgtagtcttttgtttttcttattctttgtttgtttgttatgtttgtttgttatgtttgtttgaaGGGCTCTAACTGAGTCATTTGTTTTTAGGAATTTGTATCAGAAACCAACAAGAATGATGGGCTTGAACTTATAGTATCAGAAAGCAACAAGACTGATGGGCCTAATTGTTCAAAGCCTAAATTTTCAAAGCCTCATGATAGCACACAGTTTGAAGAAGAGCATGCACAACATTTTAAGGATAAGGAAGATGAGGAGATGTTCCCTGAGGGAGTTACTTTTGAACAAGTGGATCCTTACAGCCTAATGAAATGAAGCAAGTTTGTCAACAAGAATGCTTTCAAGAAGCATTTGAGGGTCTACTGTGTGAAGCATAGACATCAGGTCAAGTTTAAAGATTCAAACAACTACAAGATTAGGGTGAAGTGCATTCATCATGAGAAGACCAAGTGTCCTATGTTCATTTATGGAAGAGTTTTGAAGGGTGAAGGAACTATATTTACTCTGAGAAGTTGGAATGTGAAGCACACATGCAATGGAAATGTTAAAGAGGAGAACAGATGTGCAAATCCAGAATTTGTAACTGACTGGTACATGCAAAGGTTGGAGACTCTTggtaacaaaaacaaaatccctgatCCTGAGTCATTGGCAAATgagttcaacaaaacaatgaaagtGAACATTAAGTACCATACAGCATGGAGAGCAAGAAATATTGTGTTACAGAATCTTCATGGAAGCTATGAGGAGCAGTACAAGAAAATTCCTGCATtctgtgaaatggtgaaggtaacattaattgttttgttgtttgtttgttaaTGTTTGTCTTTAGTTAGAGCAACATGACTTAATATTACAAATTATATGGCATTAACATTACTTTGTTGTAATTGCAGGAAAAAATGCCTGGAAGTGTAGCTAGTTTCTCATATGGAAGCACAGACAACACATTCTTGTCAATGACACTCTGCTTCAAGCCTGCTATAGAAGGATTCTTGGCTGGATGTAGGAAAATCATTGGATTGGATGCTTTCCATTTGTATGGGAAGTATGGTGGTGTGTTACTGGTTGCAACAGGTCTAGATGGTCAGAATGGTTTAGTACCTCTTGGTATAATGATGTGTAGGAATGAAACCATTGAGAACTGGAAGATTTTTCTCAAATACTTGAAAGCTATACTGGGTGAAGACTTGCATTTCACCATTATATCAGACAAGCAGAAGGGGATTAGTGAAGCTTGTGACAAATACTTCTGCTTGGATGAGCACAGATTATGTTTCAGGTTAACTTTTATATCCTTAATATTTCCTAATAATATAAGTTCAATGACTAACCGTTTCTTATTGATAAATTTACAGACATTTGATGAAGAATTCCAAGAAGTATTTCAAGTCATACATCTTAcatgttcatttctggaatgctgCCAAATGTTACAAGAAGAGACACTATCAGGTATGCTCATTTCTCAAAAAAATATAATGTAATTTCAAGTATTACATACATGAGTTTGATATTATTTATGTCATGTTTGTTTTTAGCAACACATGGATAAATTATTTGTTGAGGATGAAAAAGCTGCAATGTATCTCATAGATCAAAAACCTGAAAGCTGGTCTAGGTCTCATTTCTCAAATGACAGCAAGTGTGAGAACATGAACAATAATTTCTCAGAGTCTTTCAACAACATGACC
This is a stretch of genomic DNA from Papaver somniferum cultivar HN1 chromosome 1, ASM357369v1, whole genome shotgun sequence. It encodes these proteins:
- the LOC113347333 gene encoding uncharacterized protein LOC113347333; translation: MFIYGRVLKGEGTIFTLRSWNVKHTCNGNVKEENRCANPEFVTDWYMQRLETLGNKNKIPDPESLANEFNKTMKVNIKYHTAWRARNIVLQNLHGSYEEQYKKIPAFCEMVKEKMPGSVASFSYGSTDNTFLSMTLCFKPAIEGFLAGCRKIIGLDAFHLYGKYGGVLLVATGLDGQNGLVPLGIMMCRNETIENWKIFLKYLKAILGEDLHFTIISDKQKGISEACDKYFCLDEHRLCFRHLMKNSKKYFKSYILHVHFWNAAKCYKKRHYQQHMDKLFVEDEKAAMYLIDQKPESWSRSHFSNDSKCENMNNNFSESFNNMTKPFRDKPIITLAQMYNKLVMGLFFKRRNESENWQDDEIVPKAMKLITKMRDLSHLFELTGVVRGMVYEIRSVHDAVYCDPVYSVEYYKKTYAPEFEPLSAEIDWNILVEFINPPVIIRKTGSPRKKRIPSYDEAGSVKKMRKCKKCGVYGHYAITCAGGEVGKNPKGEKPRTCVDGSTSSTYVPEPPKRKYNRKKPVVSASAGASTTAKDGMKNQNNSESSKQGAAKGRKRKASSQPAFNQTNQHVGSVNNKVTFTVADPKGKKKPKKYMKV